Proteins encoded in a region of the Cydia pomonella isolate Wapato2018A chromosome 3, ilCydPomo1, whole genome shotgun sequence genome:
- the LOC133516560 gene encoding uncharacterized protein LOC133516560 has translation MSSEDFSTLSSVYPVLTDERLSKALSDWFKENVTFTRWEHVGKTGKGDSCLSEVIRIKIFGKTDPRDLKYIQIVLKSIPKSVSRRLTFRCDEFFKNEILFYTEVLPAMLKFQSTKNISDPFDNHAKVFLTHCDGENDIICLEDVSIYKFKPYPVRQEGIEYEHCKVTFNAMAKFHALSFAMRDQKPEEFNGISNLIFENYYDERIWDWFKDYWTRIFSIAIDAVEQEYPNSKYVEKVKEFAGTETYKKMIKAVQDRKYGVISHGDAWTNNFLYKYVNGQPNDAIMIDFQLARCASPVLDISFVIYACTTEDMREKYYDELLKYYYEVLSRQIRAYGSYPNEVYSWEAFMAEVNKYSFFGLAFSFSSTPHIVLPPEEAFDMDLKGHKKHNIADIWTLTPFKTKEGRQREANNVKHCVDHGYI, from the exons ATGTCTTCCGAGGACTTCAGTACCCTGAGTAGCGTGTACCCCGTGCTCACTGACGAGAGACTCAGCAAGGCTCTCTCTGACTGGTTCAAGGAGAACGTCACCTTTACTCGATGGGAG CACGTCGGCAAAACGGGTAAGGGCGACTCCTGCTTAAGTGAAGTGATTCGCATCAAAATCTTTGGGAAAACAGACCCAAGAGATCTCAAATATATACAAATCGTTCTCAAAAGCATCCCTAAAAGTGTCTCCCGTCGTCTCACCTTCAGGTGTGACGAGTTCTTCAAAAACGAAATACTTTTCTACACAGAAGTCCTACCAGCTATGCTTAAATTTCAATCCACCAAAAATATATCAGATCCTTTCGATAACCATGCAAAAGTCTTTCTAACGCATTGTGATGGAGAAAACGATATAATTTGTCTCGAAGATGTTTCCATATACAAGTTCAAACCATACCCTGTGAGACAGGAAGGAATAGAATACGAACATTGTAAAGTCACCTTTAATGCTATGGCTAAATTCCACGCGCTTTCCTTTGCTATGAGAGACCAAAAACCAGAAGAGTTTAACGGAATAAGCaatttaatatttgaaaattacTATGATGAGCGCATCTGGGATTGGTTTAAAGATTACTGGACACGTATATTTAGTATCGCTATTGACGCAGTTGAACAAGAATATCCTAATTCCAAATATGTCGAAAAGGTAAAAGAATTCGCTGGTACAGAGACATATAAAAAGATGATAAAGGCAGTCCAAGACCGTAAGTACGGAGTGATTTCTCACGGTGATGCTTGGACGAACAATTTCctgtataaatatgtaaacggACAGCCCAATGATGCTATAATGATAGATTTCCAGCTTGCTAGATGCGCGTCACCAGTTTTAGATATCAGTTTTGTCATATACGCTTGTACTACAGAAGATATGCGGGAAAAATATTATGATGAACTATTGAAGTATTATTATGAAGTCCTTTCGAGACAAATACGGGCGTATGGAAGTTATCCTAATGAGGTTTATTCGTGGGAGGCCTTTATGGCGGAAGTGAATAAGTATTCGTTCTTTGGTCTAGCGTTTAGTTTTTCGTCTACGCCGCATATAGTGTTACCTCCTGAAGAAGCTTTTGACATGGATTTGAag GGTCATAAAAAGCACAACATAGCCGACATCTGGACGTTAACTCCGTTCAAGACTAAAGAGGGACGCCAGAGGGAGGCCAACAATGTGAAGCACTGTGTTGACCACGGTTAcatataa